A stretch of the Marivirga tractuosa DSM 4126 genome encodes the following:
- a CDS encoding type II toxin-antitoxin system HipA family toxin: protein MVDVAEVKIWGELAGAVRWDNDQQLAYFQYDPDFIERGWDLSPLKMPISNGSRIYSFPELRKGRGELEDTFKGLPGMLADALPDKYGNRLINIWLAQNGRAENSMNPVEKLCFIGKRGIGALEFEPASISSGTKSFSLEIDSLVEVAKRMLSQREQFSTNLNKEDEKSIHEILKIGTSAAGARPKAVIAYNPKTKKVRSGQGNVTKSFQHWLIKLDGVSGEQFGETSGWGRVEFAYYLMAKDCDIEISECKLLEENGRAHFMTKRFDRDENTKHHVQSLCGLQHYDFNDMDGYSYEQVFQTMRLLRLSYPEAEEMFRRMVFNVLATNYDDHTKNFSFILKKDENWRLAPAYDLCFSFAPNNHWVSKQTLSVNGKRLNIEKEDLMTIAKDNNIKKGEKIIAQVNEVVKSWSRYANEAKVSSELTKRIEENLNTLLDLHKFS from the coding sequence ATGGTAGATGTGGCAGAAGTGAAAATATGGGGAGAATTAGCAGGCGCAGTTCGTTGGGATAATGATCAGCAGTTAGCTTATTTTCAATATGATCCTGACTTTATTGAGAGAGGATGGGATTTATCTCCACTTAAAATGCCCATTTCCAATGGCTCTAGAATTTACAGTTTTCCAGAGCTAAGAAAGGGGAGAGGTGAATTAGAAGATACTTTCAAAGGATTACCAGGTATGTTAGCGGATGCCTTGCCTGACAAATATGGTAATAGATTGATTAATATTTGGTTAGCGCAAAATGGCAGGGCAGAGAATAGTATGAATCCTGTTGAAAAACTTTGTTTTATTGGGAAACGGGGAATAGGAGCACTTGAATTCGAACCTGCTAGTATTTCTAGCGGTACCAAAAGTTTCTCCTTAGAAATCGATAGTCTAGTAGAAGTGGCCAAAAGAATGTTGAGTCAAAGGGAGCAATTTTCAACTAATTTAAATAAGGAAGATGAAAAAAGCATTCACGAGATTTTAAAAATCGGGACTTCTGCTGCCGGTGCAAGACCGAAGGCAGTAATAGCCTATAACCCAAAAACAAAAAAAGTCCGCTCAGGACAAGGTAATGTAACCAAATCTTTTCAGCATTGGTTGATCAAATTAGATGGAGTAAGCGGTGAACAATTTGGTGAAACTTCTGGCTGGGGTAGAGTGGAATTTGCTTATTATTTGATGGCGAAGGATTGCGATATTGAGATTTCTGAATGCAAATTATTGGAAGAGAACGGTAGAGCTCACTTTATGACTAAAAGATTCGATCGTGATGAAAATACCAAGCATCATGTCCAATCGCTTTGTGGACTACAACACTATGATTTTAATGACATGGATGGCTATAGTTATGAGCAGGTATTTCAAACCATGCGACTGTTGAGATTAAGTTATCCGGAAGCAGAGGAGATGTTTCGAAGGATGGTTTTTAATGTGTTGGCCACAAACTATGATGATCATACCAAGAACTTTTCTTTTATCCTGAAAAAAGATGAAAATTGGAGATTAGCTCCGGCTTATGATTTATGCTTTTCTTTTGCACCTAACAATCATTGGGTAAGTAAACAAACACTTAGTGTCAATGGAAAAAGATTGAACATTGAAAAAGAAGATCTTATGACCATAGCGAAGGATAATAATATAAAAAAAGGTGAGAAAATCATCGCTCAAGTGAATGAGGTGGTTAAATCATGGAGTAGATATGCCAATGAAGCTAAAGTCAGTAGTGAACTGACCAAAAGGATTGAAGAGAATTTGAATACGCTTTTGGACTTACATAAGTTTTCTTAG
- a CDS encoding apurinic/apyrimidinic endonuclease family protein: protein MSIRERILLYLDFKNQSIRSYEKINGFGNGSIGKYLKGEQKTMGLDKLEKMLIIDSYLSAEWLLRGEGEMFIKEDLKVISDKPIDFTLSFTLVDGKISVRNLKREIDNLKSILDKHNLS, encoded by the coding sequence ATGTCCATTCGGGAAAGAATTTTGTTATACTTAGATTTTAAAAATCAAAGTATAAGGTCATATGAGAAAATTAATGGCTTTGGTAATGGAAGCATAGGTAAGTATCTGAAAGGTGAGCAAAAGACTATGGGCTTAGATAAATTAGAAAAGATGCTCATTATTGATTCATATTTAAGTGCAGAATGGTTATTAAGGGGAGAAGGGGAGATGTTTATTAAGGAAGACTTAAAAGTAATAAGTGATAAGCCTATTGATTTTACACTATCTTTTACGCTAGTTGATGGTAAAATATCAGTAAGAAATCTTAAGCGAGAAATTGATAATTTGAAATCCATACTAGACAAGCATAATTTAAGTTAA
- a CDS encoding DUF5131 family protein, translating into MAQSSIEWTEMTWNPTTGCDKVSAGCKFCYAEVMSKRLKAMGIEKYQNGFDIKIHEEELKKPYSWKKPRVVFVNSMSDLFHPDVPVDFIQKVFKVMKENPQHVFQLLTKRPEILKYYDSEGWLDWSHNIWMGISVEDERVMDRIDLLRDTNARVKFLSCEPLIGPLPNMNLEKIDWVIVGGESGRKPRPMDTDWVTDIKDQCKKANVAFFFKQWGGTNKKKTGRELEGRTWDEMPIIAENY; encoded by the coding sequence ATGGCACAATCAAGTATAGAATGGACAGAAATGACTTGGAATCCAACTACAGGTTGTGATAAGGTCTCAGCAGGTTGTAAATTTTGCTATGCAGAAGTAATGAGCAAAAGACTTAAAGCCATGGGTATTGAAAAATATCAAAATGGATTTGATATTAAAATTCATGAAGAGGAACTAAAAAAGCCTTATTCATGGAAAAAGCCAAGAGTGGTTTTTGTGAATTCAATGAGTGACTTATTTCACCCTGATGTTCCAGTCGATTTTATACAGAAAGTATTTAAGGTAATGAAAGAAAATCCTCAACATGTCTTTCAACTGCTTACCAAACGACCTGAAATACTGAAATATTATGACAGTGAAGGCTGGTTAGATTGGAGCCATAATATTTGGATGGGTATTTCTGTAGAGGATGAAAGAGTAATGGATAGAATTGACTTATTAAGAGATACTAATGCCCGAGTTAAATTTCTATCATGCGAACCCTTAATTGGCCCTTTACCCAATATGAATTTAGAGAAAATTGATTGGGTAATTGTAGGCGGTGAAAGCGGAAGAAAACCCCGGCCAATGGATACTGATTGGGTTACTGATATTAAAGATCAATGCAAAAAAGCTAATGTGGCTTTCTTTTTTAAACAGTGGGGCGGCACAAATAAAAAGAAAACAGGTAGAGAGTTGGAAGGAAGAACCTGGGATGAAATGCCAATTATAGCAGAGAATTATTGA
- a CDS encoding helix-turn-helix domain-containing protein produces the protein MMVKTNNNLIQMSDSALIGQIGIFIKGKRTDKNLTQAQLAQASGLNRWTISQIENGESINISSLIQILRALDSLYVLSEFEYKEVISPLEYAKLKKKQKQRVRNQSRKTPDNEDLGW, from the coding sequence ATGATGGTAAAAACCAACAATAACTTAATTCAAATGTCTGATTCGGCCTTAATTGGTCAAATCGGCATCTTTATTAAGGGTAAAAGAACCGATAAAAATCTTACTCAGGCTCAATTAGCTCAAGCATCTGGGCTCAATCGATGGACAATCAGTCAAATCGAAAATGGTGAGTCTATCAATATATCCAGTTTGATTCAAATCTTAAGGGCTTTAGATTCACTGTACGTTTTAAGTGAGTTTGAATATAAGGAAGTGATAAGCCCTCTGGAATATGCGAAATTAAAAAAGAAGCAAAAACAAAGGGTTCGAAATCAGTCAAGGAAAACACCTGATAATGAGGATTTAGGATGGTAG
- a CDS encoding type I restriction endonuclease subunit R — MTATANQNPEQIARDRIDQMLMDAGWLVQDKSKVNLSAGLGIAVREYQTDIGPADYVLFVNRKPVGVIEAKREESGEKLTVVEDQSTQYANASLKYNLNKEPLPFVYESTGVITRFTDYRDPKPRSRPVFHFHQPQTLLDWFDKSETLRARLRKMPTLPETGLRPAQIKAINNLENSFKENRPKALIQMATGAGKTFTACTFAYRLLKHVDAKRILFLVDTKNLGEQAEQEFLKYQPVDDNRKFTELYNVQRLSSSYIATDSQVCISTIQRLYSILKGQELDEEVEKENPNEKGWNWQKKEPLPVEYTSKNPIEQFDFIIIDEAHRSIYNLWKQVLDYFDAFLIGLTATPDKRTFGFFNQNVVSEYTYEDSVSDGVNVPYDVFTIETEISKKGSKIEAKTEQFIEKRDKQSRKQRWERLDEDFEYTPNKLDKDVVNPNQIRTIIQAFKKALPTIFPDRFDEKGEFEVPKTLIFAKTDSHADDIINMVREEFGEGNDFCKKLTYKIEEDPKSVLNRFRNSWAPRIAVTVDMIATGTDVKPLEVLLFMRDVKSINYFEQMKGRGTRTINFDDLQKVTRTAKHTKTHFVIVDAVGATKSKKTDSRPLERKPGTPLKDLLGAVAMGAQDEDLFTSLANRLIRLDKQLTEREKTELLKLTNGKALNTISKELLEAYDPDTASQIEEDTQKGYAGSSPDEIGKALNKAMEQKRNEATKVFTGELNEYIENVRKVHDQVIDTINQDKVISAEWDSFTTDKAKDVVKEFSAYIEAHKDEITALSIFYDQAYNRRALSYHMIKELMEKLKREKPLLAPHYVWEAYNQLENIKENSPKNELVALVSLIRKVSGIDNELTPYHKTVDKNFQDWVFKQNAGKHNKFTPDQMEWLRMMKDHIANSFHVEVDDLDYTPFDAKGGRGKMWALFGEETDNVIIELNQNLTA; from the coding sequence ATGACTGCAACAGCCAACCAAAACCCTGAGCAAATTGCTAGAGACCGCATTGATCAAATGCTGATGGATGCTGGGTGGTTGGTGCAAGATAAATCCAAAGTAAACTTATCGGCAGGATTAGGAATAGCCGTTAGGGAATATCAAACCGACATTGGTCCAGCTGATTATGTGCTATTTGTCAATCGCAAGCCAGTTGGAGTAATTGAAGCTAAAAGAGAAGAGTCAGGTGAAAAGCTCACCGTGGTAGAAGACCAATCTACACAATATGCTAATGCCTCTTTAAAATATAACCTGAATAAAGAACCACTTCCTTTTGTTTATGAAAGTACGGGGGTAATTACTCGATTTACTGATTACCGTGATCCCAAACCAAGGTCAAGACCTGTTTTTCACTTCCATCAGCCGCAAACTTTACTCGATTGGTTTGACAAAAGTGAAACATTAAGGGCAAGGCTTAGAAAAATGCCAACTTTGCCTGAAACTGGCTTAAGACCAGCTCAAATTAAAGCCATTAATAACCTTGAAAATTCATTTAAGGAAAACCGCCCAAAAGCTTTAATCCAAATGGCTACAGGTGCAGGAAAGACCTTTACTGCTTGCACTTTTGCTTACAGATTATTAAAGCATGTGGATGCAAAAAGAATTTTATTCCTGGTGGATACCAAAAACCTTGGAGAGCAAGCCGAACAAGAGTTTTTAAAGTATCAGCCCGTTGACGATAACCGGAAATTTACTGAGCTTTATAATGTTCAAAGACTAAGCTCAAGTTATATTGCTACAGATAGTCAGGTTTGCATATCGACCATTCAAAGACTCTACTCCATATTGAAAGGGCAAGAATTGGATGAAGAGGTTGAAAAAGAGAATCCTAATGAAAAAGGCTGGAATTGGCAGAAGAAAGAACCTCTTCCTGTAGAATACACTAGTAAAAACCCCATTGAGCAATTTGATTTTATCATCATAGATGAAGCCCATCGCTCTATTTACAATTTATGGAAACAAGTGCTCGATTATTTCGATGCTTTTTTAATTGGCTTAACGGCCACACCAGATAAGCGGACTTTTGGTTTTTTCAATCAAAATGTGGTGAGTGAATACACCTATGAAGATTCTGTTTCAGATGGAGTAAATGTTCCTTATGATGTATTTACCATAGAAACCGAAATCAGCAAGAAGGGAAGTAAAATTGAAGCCAAAACAGAGCAGTTTATCGAAAAACGAGATAAGCAAAGCAGAAAGCAACGCTGGGAACGATTGGATGAAGACTTTGAATATACTCCCAACAAACTGGATAAAGATGTTGTAAATCCTAATCAAATTAGGACAATAATACAGGCTTTTAAAAAGGCCCTCCCGACTATTTTTCCAGACCGATTTGATGAAAAAGGTGAGTTTGAAGTACCTAAAACATTGATTTTTGCAAAAACAGATAGTCATGCGGATGATATCATTAATATGGTAAGAGAAGAATTTGGAGAGGGAAATGATTTTTGTAAAAAACTAACTTATAAAATTGAAGAAGATCCAAAATCGGTATTGAATCGCTTTCGTAATTCATGGGCACCACGAATTGCGGTTACCGTGGATATGATTGCTACCGGAACGGATGTAAAACCACTGGAAGTTCTGCTCTTTATGCGGGATGTGAAAAGCATCAATTATTTTGAGCAGATGAAAGGTCGGGGTACGCGCACCATTAATTTTGATGATTTGCAAAAAGTAACCCGTACTGCTAAACATACCAAAACCCACTTTGTAATTGTAGATGCAGTGGGTGCTACTAAATCAAAGAAAACTGATAGTAGACCACTAGAGCGTAAGCCAGGAACTCCGCTTAAAGATTTATTGGGTGCCGTGGCAATGGGTGCTCAGGATGAGGATTTATTTACTTCTCTTGCAAATCGTTTGATAAGATTAGATAAACAACTTACCGAAAGGGAAAAAACTGAACTCTTAAAGCTTACCAATGGGAAGGCCCTAAATACAATCAGCAAAGAACTACTAGAAGCTTATGACCCTGATACAGCATCTCAAATTGAAGAAGATACTCAAAAAGGATATGCCGGTTCATCACCTGATGAAATTGGAAAAGCACTCAATAAGGCGATGGAGCAAAAGCGTAATGAAGCAACCAAAGTATTTACAGGTGAGTTAAATGAATACATAGAAAATGTACGCAAAGTGCATGATCAGGTAATTGACACCATCAATCAGGATAAGGTCATCAGTGCGGAATGGGATAGTTTTACTACGGATAAAGCCAAAGATGTGGTAAAGGAATTCTCCGCTTATATTGAGGCACATAAAGACGAAATTACAGCTTTAAGTATTTTTTACGATCAAGCATATAACCGAAGAGCCCTTAGTTATCATATGATAAAAGAGCTGATGGAAAAGCTCAAAAGAGAAAAGCCATTACTTGCTCCTCATTATGTTTGGGAAGCTTACAACCAATTGGAAAATATAAAAGAAAACAGCCCTAAAAATGAATTGGTTGCCTTAGTTTCCTTGATCAGAAAAGTAAGTGGAATTGATAATGAACTCACCCCCTATCATAAAACAGTAGATAAAAACTTTCAGGATTGGGTATTTAAACAAAATGCTGGAAAGCACAATAAATTTACTCCTGACCAAATGGAATGGTTGCGCATGATGAAAGACCATATTGCCAATAGTTTCCATGTAGAAGTCGATGATTTGGACTATACACCCTTTGATGCCAAAGGAGGCAGAGGGAAAATGTGGGCATTATTTGGTGAGGAAACGGATAATGTAATTATAGAACTCAATCAAAACCTAACAGCATAA
- a CDS encoding OmpH family outer membrane protein: MKYLIYLIILTFLGLNIYLFIDSFYTKEIAFVDTIRVVKEYEGTRIVQKELDSKFSDEKAILSELNKRILDLQNKESSLNNEDTELLKKLKKAFQVQRQAYQEKIAERQDILMSGTINQINSYVKKYAIQNNIKLVLGSNYTGNIIYGNESIEITDEVIKYLNHNYSKSNAE; this comes from the coding sequence ATGAAATACCTTATTTACCTGATAATCTTAACTTTTTTAGGGTTAAACATTTATTTGTTTATTGATTCATTTTACACAAAAGAAATTGCTTTTGTAGATACTATACGAGTGGTAAAAGAATATGAAGGAACGCGCATTGTTCAAAAGGAATTGGATTCGAAATTTAGTGACGAGAAAGCAATATTGTCAGAATTAAACAAACGAATTCTTGATTTACAAAATAAAGAATCTAGTTTAAACAATGAAGATACTGAATTATTGAAAAAGCTCAAAAAGGCATTTCAAGTACAAAGACAAGCCTACCAAGAAAAGATTGCCGAACGGCAGGATATATTAATGTCAGGTACAATTAACCAGATAAACTCCTATGTCAAAAAATACGCTATTCAAAACAATATCAAGCTTGTACTAGGTAGTAATTATACAGGCAATATAATTTATGGTAACGAATCCATTGAAATTACAGATGAAGTAATCAAATATTTAAATCATAATTATTCTAAGAGTAATGCAGAATAA
- the tcmP gene encoding three-Cys-motif partner protein TcmP, which translates to MGYKDLHLKPFDKGTMAKLEIFEDYTKVWLPTFIMKGDKNIHIFDLFSGPGYDCNQVPGTPIRILRNIYDYLANIFQNGTKITLHLNEFEPKKKNQEKFEALKENCNGFVKSHPKFKYFLEIKYYNEDASTLFFKLLPQINDNPSLVFLDQNGVKFISKELLTELENSKTTDFLYFVSSSYFKWLGETEEFKRILDLDPEEIKKTKQSQIHRLILQKLKSQLKEDSELLMFPFSIKKGANVYGIIFGASHYRAVDKFLEISWKKNELNGEANYDIDNDLKKSQMSMFDDQKMTKIEGFKNDLEEKLLNKSITNNEEALLYTYNSGNFYRHANDLLKALKKEKKIDYEGKTPGINYKYVFNHKFKRIISYKVNK; encoded by the coding sequence ATGGGATACAAAGATTTACACTTAAAGCCGTTCGATAAAGGCACGATGGCAAAATTGGAAATATTTGAAGATTACACAAAGGTCTGGCTACCAACTTTTATTATGAAAGGTGATAAAAATATTCATATTTTTGATCTATTCTCTGGACCTGGATATGATTGTAATCAAGTACCGGGTACCCCGATCAGGATTTTAAGAAACATTTACGATTATTTGGCCAATATTTTCCAAAACGGCACAAAAATAACCCTACACTTAAACGAGTTTGAACCAAAGAAAAAGAATCAAGAAAAATTTGAAGCGCTAAAAGAAAATTGCAATGGTTTTGTAAAATCTCATCCTAAGTTCAAATATTTCTTAGAGATAAAATATTATAATGAAGATGCTTCAACCTTATTTTTCAAATTACTACCTCAAATTAATGATAATCCTTCGTTGGTTTTTCTAGATCAAAATGGCGTCAAATTTATTTCTAAGGAACTGTTGACGGAATTAGAAAATTCAAAAACTACTGATTTTTTATATTTCGTTTCCTCTTCCTATTTTAAATGGCTTGGTGAAACTGAAGAATTCAAACGAATTTTAGATTTAGATCCGGAAGAGATAAAAAAGACGAAGCAATCGCAAATTCATAGATTAATTTTACAAAAACTTAAATCACAACTCAAAGAAGATTCCGAACTGCTAATGTTTCCCTTCTCTATTAAAAAAGGGGCCAATGTTTATGGGATAATTTTTGGGGCCTCTCATTATCGTGCTGTTGATAAATTTTTGGAAATATCATGGAAAAAAAACGAGTTAAATGGTGAAGCAAATTATGATATCGATAATGACCTAAAGAAAAGTCAAATGTCAATGTTTGATGATCAAAAAATGACTAAAATTGAAGGATTTAAAAACGATCTTGAGGAAAAACTATTAAATAAATCAATTACTAATAATGAAGAAGCATTGCTATACACCTATAATTCAGGTAACTTTTATCGACATGCTAATGATCTTTTAAAAGCACTAAAGAAGGAAAAAAAGATTGATTATGAAGGTAAAACACCCGGAATAAATTACAAGTATGTCTTTAATCATAAATTCAAAAGAATTATCTCATATAAAGTGAATAAATAA